A window of Longispora fulva contains these coding sequences:
- a CDS encoding aminopeptidase P family protein — translation MTEERPEGERSHDPMFPEKFLEFMRTGWAESPLNVLALPQSAHHARRRDQLSAAFPGENLVVPSGREQVRANDTSYPFRPGSDFMWLTGEHDPESVLILHPTATGHDAVLYVRPRSPKDTDAFFRNAEHGELWVGRRHTLAEKTTELGLATADLADLPKALADLAPGKSRVLRGYDALVDGAVLVTDAARDTELAKVLSELRLVKDAWEIAQLQDAIDATVRGFEDVARILPADRPVSERLLDGVFATRARHDGNDVGYGSIVGNGAHATILHWTRNNGQTRPGDLLLMDMGVENNNLYTADVTRTLPVTGRFTDLQRSVYDIVYASQQAGIEAIKPGVEYKEIRDVCNRVLAEGLGDLGVLPGSVEEALDKDGQFFRRWTLHGFGHMLGLDVHDCAHASKEMYTDGKLDTGYVLTVEPGLYFQAEDELVPAELRGIGIRIEDDIQVTENGSVNLSAGLPRTATEVETWMAAQREAGPRLPG, via the coding sequence ATGACCGAAGAGCGCCCCGAGGGTGAGCGCAGCCACGACCCGATGTTCCCGGAGAAGTTCCTGGAGTTCATGCGGACCGGCTGGGCGGAATCGCCCCTGAACGTGCTCGCCCTCCCCCAGTCGGCGCACCACGCGCGCCGGCGTGACCAGCTGTCCGCCGCCTTCCCCGGCGAGAACCTGGTCGTCCCGTCCGGCCGCGAGCAGGTCCGGGCCAACGACACCTCCTACCCGTTCCGCCCGGGCAGCGACTTCATGTGGCTCACGGGCGAGCACGACCCCGAGTCGGTGCTGATCCTGCACCCGACGGCGACCGGCCACGACGCGGTGCTGTACGTGCGGCCCCGCTCGCCCAAGGACACCGACGCCTTCTTCCGCAACGCCGAGCACGGCGAGCTGTGGGTCGGCCGCCGGCACACCCTGGCGGAGAAGACCACCGAGCTGGGCCTGGCGACCGCCGACCTGGCGGACCTGCCCAAGGCGCTGGCCGACCTGGCCCCGGGGAAGTCCCGGGTGCTGCGCGGCTACGACGCCCTGGTCGACGGCGCGGTCCTGGTGACAGACGCCGCCCGCGACACCGAGCTGGCCAAGGTGCTCTCCGAGCTGCGTCTGGTCAAGGACGCGTGGGAGATCGCCCAGCTCCAGGACGCGATCGACGCCACGGTGCGCGGCTTCGAGGACGTCGCCCGGATCCTGCCGGCCGACCGGCCGGTCTCGGAGCGGCTCCTCGACGGCGTGTTCGCGACCCGGGCCCGGCACGACGGCAACGACGTCGGCTACGGCTCGATCGTCGGCAACGGCGCGCACGCCACGATCCTGCACTGGACCCGCAACAACGGCCAGACGCGGCCCGGCGATCTGCTGCTGATGGACATGGGCGTGGAGAACAACAACCTCTACACCGCCGACGTCACCCGGACCCTGCCGGTGACCGGCCGCTTCACGGACCTGCAGCGCAGCGTGTACGACATCGTGTACGCGTCGCAGCAGGCCGGCATCGAGGCGATCAAGCCGGGCGTGGAGTACAAGGAGATCCGGGACGTCTGCAACCGGGTGCTCGCCGAGGGTCTCGGTGACCTCGGGGTGCTGCCGGGCTCCGTCGAGGAGGCCCTGGACAAGGACGGCCAGTTCTTCCGGCGCTGGACCCTGCACGGCTTCGGCCACATGCTGGGCCTCGACGTGCACGACTGCGCGCACGCCAGCAAGGAGATGTACACCGACGGCAAGCTCGACACGGGCTACGTGCTCACGGTCGAGCCGGGCTTGTACTTCCAGGCGGAGGACGAGCTGGTCCCCGCCGAGCTGCGCGGGATCGGCATCCGGATCGAGGACGACATCCAGGTCACCGAGAACGGCTCGGTGAACCTGTCGGCCGGCCTGCCCCGGACCGCCACCGAGGTGGAGACGTGGATGGCCGCCCAGCGCGAGGCCGGCCCCCGGCTGCCGGGCTAG
- a CDS encoding ABC transporter ATP-binding protein, translating into MTDEPVVATEADVVEEAEAIIERAPLPVVAAHNLGLRTGRGWVFRDVTLAVHPGEMICLAGPAASGRSSLLLALAGRFTTNHGTLTLPKQHWKHLALGYVPGVHEPEPALTVGEHFRERRVLLGRKGERNTDRTLARDLSPFQRHVLCLELALLGRPRLIVVDDVDAALTADEQASFWAMLREVADSGIAVVAASREPSPVADTVLTLTKEK; encoded by the coding sequence GTGACCGACGAGCCCGTGGTAGCGACGGAGGCCGACGTCGTCGAGGAGGCCGAGGCGATCATCGAGCGGGCCCCGCTGCCCGTCGTCGCCGCGCACAACCTCGGCCTGCGCACCGGGCGGGGCTGGGTGTTCCGGGACGTGACGCTGGCCGTGCACCCGGGCGAGATGATCTGCCTGGCCGGGCCCGCCGCCAGCGGGCGCAGTTCGCTGCTGCTGGCGTTGGCCGGCCGGTTCACCACGAACCACGGCACGCTCACCCTGCCGAAGCAGCACTGGAAGCACCTGGCCCTCGGCTATGTCCCCGGCGTGCACGAGCCCGAGCCCGCGCTGACCGTCGGCGAGCACTTCCGCGAGCGCCGGGTGCTCCTGGGCCGCAAGGGCGAGCGCAACACCGACCGGACCCTGGCCCGGGACCTGTCACCGTTCCAGCGGCATGTGCTGTGCCTCGAACTCGCGCTCCTCGGCCGGCCCCGGCTGATCGTCGTGGACGACGTCGACGCCGCGCTGACCGCCGACGAGCAGGCCTCGTTCTGGGCGATGCTCCGCGAGGTCGCCGACTCGGGGATCGCCGTCGTCGCCGCCAGCCGGGAGCCCTCGCCCGTGGCGGACACCGTTCTCACGCTCACCAAGGAGAAGTGA
- a CDS encoding YhgE/Pip domain-containing protein codes for MFTLARFELRRFMRARLTRAAMVVLMLVPLLYGALYLWAFWDPYGQLKRIPVAIVNEDQRAGDVHAGADLQETLIDRQVFGWKVTDARDAARGLDDGTYHLVFTIPKDFSAALNSPADTVNAPHRGELRVVTNDATNYLSGMLARSAFTEIRAGASGKTTKKYLDKMLLSFTELKKGIGDAANGAGQLNDGSGKLSDGANRLDNGLGTAHTGSTQLADGLASANSGAQKITAGLVTLNAGTGQLADGTTKLAAGNRALATKLSGTADQIEPFLREHGGDIGTAAGIVADGAELIANKLDSLPNLVTDATTQAQQVQRSVVQLGEERPELKTDATYKAALDAANRTVDAAKAVQAALNNDPGAFTALKTKLRDVATKARALQQAAPHLADDVAGARTSVNALAAASEQIATGANRIHTGVTSATGAMKELSGGLYRLSTGARQLDSGVGALSGGAGELAGGLVTLHDGAGKLATGLTDAEGRIPGYDADARAQRSDIMGDPVALQRSAKNAASTYGVGFSPYFIALALWVGAMLAYMLLRPVNSRHLASGAPAWRVALAGWLPGFAVGMVQAAVLLAVLHFALGLNLERPWAAGGLLVLTVGAFTAILQLIGAKLGAAGRVLALMLLMLQLTSSGGTYPIETSPGFLRALHPYLPMTYVVRGLRHLINGGAAGPVWQAVAVLIAFTAGALGLTTLVLRRSRRLTPSKLHPDLQM; via the coding sequence ATGTTCACGCTGGCGAGGTTCGAGCTGCGCCGGTTCATGCGAGCCCGGCTCACCCGGGCGGCCATGGTCGTGCTGATGCTGGTGCCGCTGCTGTACGGGGCGCTGTACCTGTGGGCGTTCTGGGACCCGTACGGCCAGCTGAAGCGGATCCCGGTGGCCATCGTCAACGAGGACCAGCGGGCCGGGGACGTGCACGCCGGCGCGGACCTCCAGGAGACGCTGATCGACCGGCAGGTGTTCGGTTGGAAGGTCACCGACGCGCGCGACGCGGCCAGGGGGCTCGACGACGGCACGTACCACCTGGTGTTCACGATCCCGAAGGACTTCTCCGCCGCGCTGAACTCGCCGGCCGACACCGTCAACGCCCCGCACCGGGGTGAGCTGCGGGTCGTGACGAACGACGCGACGAACTACCTGTCGGGGATGCTCGCCCGGTCGGCGTTCACGGAGATCCGGGCCGGCGCGAGCGGGAAGACGACGAAGAAGTACCTGGACAAGATGTTGTTGAGTTTCACCGAGCTGAAGAAGGGCATCGGCGACGCGGCGAACGGGGCCGGGCAGCTGAATGACGGCTCCGGGAAGCTCAGCGACGGTGCGAACAGGCTCGACAACGGCCTCGGCACCGCGCACACCGGCTCCACCCAGCTCGCCGACGGCCTGGCCAGCGCGAACTCCGGTGCGCAGAAGATCACGGCCGGGCTGGTGACGCTGAACGCCGGTACCGGCCAGCTGGCCGACGGCACCACGAAGCTCGCCGCCGGCAACCGGGCCCTGGCCACGAAGCTGTCCGGCACGGCCGACCAGATCGAGCCGTTCCTCCGCGAACACGGCGGGGACATCGGCACGGCGGCCGGGATCGTCGCCGACGGGGCCGAGCTGATCGCGAACAAGCTGGACTCGCTGCCGAACCTGGTCACGGACGCGACCACCCAGGCCCAGCAGGTCCAGCGCTCCGTCGTCCAGCTCGGCGAGGAGCGGCCGGAGCTGAAGACCGACGCGACCTACAAGGCCGCGCTCGACGCCGCGAACAGGACCGTGGACGCGGCGAAGGCCGTGCAGGCGGCCCTGAACAACGATCCCGGGGCGTTCACGGCCCTGAAGACGAAGCTGCGCGACGTCGCCACGAAGGCCCGCGCGTTGCAGCAGGCCGCCCCGCACCTGGCCGACGACGTGGCCGGCGCCCGGACCTCGGTCAACGCCCTGGCCGCCGCGTCCGAGCAGATCGCCACCGGAGCCAACCGGATCCACACCGGCGTGACCAGCGCGACGGGTGCGATGAAGGAGCTGTCCGGCGGGCTGTACCGGCTGTCCACCGGCGCCCGGCAGCTCGACTCCGGCGTCGGCGCGCTGTCCGGCGGGGCCGGCGAGCTGGCAGGCGGCCTGGTCACCCTGCACGACGGGGCCGGCAAACTCGCCACAGGGCTCACCGACGCCGAGGGGCGCATTCCCGGGTACGACGCCGACGCGCGCGCCCAGCGCTCCGACATCATGGGCGACCCGGTGGCCCTGCAGCGGAGCGCGAAGAACGCCGCCTCGACGTACGGCGTCGGCTTCTCGCCCTACTTCATCGCGCTGGCGCTGTGGGTGGGCGCGATGCTCGCGTACATGCTGCTGCGGCCGGTGAACTCCCGGCACCTGGCCTCCGGCGCGCCCGCCTGGCGGGTGGCCCTGGCCGGCTGGCTGCCCGGGTTCGCGGTCGGGATGGTGCAGGCGGCGGTGCTGCTCGCCGTGCTGCACTTCGCGCTCGGGCTGAACCTGGAACGGCCCTGGGCTGCCGGCGGGCTGCTGGTGCTGACCGTGGGCGCGTTCACCGCGATCCTCCAGCTGATCGGGGCGAAGCTGGGCGCGGCCGGCCGGGTGCTGGCCCTGATGCTGCTGATGCTGCAGCTGACGTCGTCGGGGGGCACGTACCCGATCGAGACGTCGCCCGGGTTCCTCCGCGCGCTGCACCCGTACCTGCCGATGACCTATGTCGTCCGTGGCCTGCGGCACCTGATCAACGGCGGGGCGGCCGGCCCGGTGTGGCAGGCTGTGGCTGTGCTGATCGCCTTCACGGCCGGGGCGCTGGGGCTGACCACCCTCGTGCTGCGGCGCTCCCGGCGGCTCACCCCGAGCAAACTGCACCCCGACCTGCAGATGTGA
- the yczR gene encoding MocR-like transcription factor YczR, translating into MLSATQFARLLGDWRSREADYLALAGAVHRLVLDGRVPPGVRLPAEREAALVLGASRTTVTAAYRRLRESGFLTSRQGAGSWTSVPDGHRVATSGLWSPAGEDDVLDLGCAALPAPPQLADAVREAADELPGYSAGSGYTPTGLAPLRAAVAERYTERGLPTTPEQVMITTGAQQAFDLALRLLLSPGETALVEVPTYANALVALAAHRARVAGYGLPGTGWDADELIATLRQIRPRVAYLLPDFHNPTGHLMPATTRERLVAATHPAGTDLVVDETFAELSLTGDPMPPPVAAFDRHARVVTIGGMSKAYWGGLRIGWIRAAGPVIQRLAALRVGADMGSPVLEQLVAGRLIARAAEIIPAQRATLLSRRDALVAALRAECPEWRFTVPTGGMSMWVELDAPVSTALAAAAEQRGVRVAAGPRFGVDGLMERFVRLPYTLTESQLTDVVRRLRQAREDVDAGGPARTQSALDIVA; encoded by the coding sequence ATGCTCAGCGCCACCCAGTTCGCCCGCCTCCTCGGCGACTGGCGCAGCCGCGAGGCCGACTACCTGGCCCTCGCCGGGGCGGTGCACCGCCTGGTCCTCGACGGCCGGGTGCCGCCCGGCGTGCGGCTGCCCGCCGAGCGCGAGGCGGCCCTGGTGCTGGGCGCGAGCCGCACCACGGTCACGGCGGCGTACCGCAGGCTGCGCGAGTCCGGCTTCCTCACCAGCCGGCAGGGGGCCGGCAGCTGGACGAGCGTCCCCGACGGCCACCGGGTCGCCACCAGCGGCCTGTGGTCCCCGGCCGGCGAGGACGACGTCCTGGACCTGGGCTGCGCCGCGCTGCCGGCCCCGCCCCAGCTCGCCGACGCGGTGCGCGAGGCGGCCGACGAGCTGCCGGGATACTCGGCCGGCTCCGGATACACCCCGACCGGACTTGCCCCGCTGCGCGCGGCGGTCGCGGAGCGGTACACGGAGCGGGGCCTGCCGACCACCCCCGAGCAGGTCATGATCACGACGGGGGCGCAGCAGGCGTTCGACCTGGCCCTGCGCCTGCTCCTCTCTCCGGGCGAGACGGCACTGGTCGAGGTGCCGACGTACGCCAACGCGCTCGTCGCGCTCGCCGCGCACCGGGCCCGGGTCGCCGGCTACGGCCTGCCCGGCACCGGCTGGGACGCCGACGAGCTGATCGCGACGCTCCGGCAGATCCGGCCCCGGGTGGCCTACCTGCTGCCGGACTTCCACAACCCGACCGGCCACCTGATGCCCGCGACCACCCGGGAACGCCTGGTCGCCGCGACCCACCCGGCCGGCACGGACCTGGTCGTGGACGAGACGTTCGCCGAACTGTCCCTGACCGGGGATCCGATGCCGCCGCCGGTGGCCGCGTTCGACCGGCACGCGCGGGTGGTCACGATCGGCGGCATGAGCAAGGCCTACTGGGGCGGGCTGCGGATCGGCTGGATCCGGGCGGCCGGCCCGGTGATCCAGCGGCTCGCGGCGCTGCGGGTCGGCGCGGACATGGGCTCCCCCGTGCTCGAACAGCTCGTCGCCGGCCGGCTGATCGCCCGGGCCGCCGAGATCATCCCGGCCCAGCGGGCCACCCTGCTGTCCCGGCGCGACGCGCTGGTCGCGGCGCTGCGGGCCGAGTGTCCGGAGTGGAGGTTCACGGTGCCCACAGGCGGGATGTCGATGTGGGTGGAACTCGACGCGCCGGTGAGTACCGCCCTGGCCGCGGCGGCCGAGCAGCGCGGGGTGCGGGTGGCCGCCGGGCCGCGGTTCGGGGTGGACGGGCTGATGGAGCGGTTCGTCCGGCTGCCGTACACGCTGACGGAGTCGCAGTTGACGGACGTGGTGCGGCGGCTCCGGCAGGCGCGGGAGGACGTGGACGCCGGGGGGCCGGCCCGGACCCAGTCGGCGCTGGACATCGTCGCCTGA
- the yczE gene encoding membrane protein YczE: protein MKDLGKRFAQLQLGLIVYGVSMALMIRAHLGTMPWDVFHQGVAKQTGLPFGLIVAGTGALVLLLWIPLRQRPGVGTISNVLVIGFVAQLTLNVLPESVPLAARIGMLLAGVVLNGLAGGLYIGARLGPGPRDGLMTGLAAKTGRSIRLIRTLIEIAVVTSGWLLGGTLGIGTLLYAVAIGPLVQFFLARLTAPVAREVR, encoded by the coding sequence ATGAAGGACCTCGGCAAGCGCTTCGCCCAACTGCAACTCGGCCTGATCGTGTACGGCGTCAGCATGGCCCTGATGATCCGGGCCCACCTCGGCACGATGCCGTGGGACGTGTTCCACCAGGGCGTGGCGAAGCAGACCGGACTGCCGTTCGGCCTGATCGTCGCCGGGACCGGCGCGCTCGTCCTGCTGCTGTGGATCCCGCTGCGGCAGCGCCCCGGGGTCGGCACGATCAGCAACGTGCTGGTGATCGGTTTCGTCGCCCAGCTCACCCTGAACGTGCTGCCCGAGTCGGTGCCGCTGGCGGCCAGGATCGGCATGCTGCTCGCCGGGGTGGTGCTCAACGGCCTGGCCGGTGGCCTGTACATCGGCGCCCGGCTCGGCCCCGGCCCCCGCGACGGCCTGATGACCGGGCTGGCGGCGAAGACCGGGCGGTCGATCCGGCTGATCAGGACCCTGATCGAGATCGCCGTGGTGACCAGCGGCTGGCTGCTCGGCGGCACGCTCGGCATCGGCACCCTGTTGTACGCGGTCGCGATCGGGCCGCTCGTGCAGTTCTTCCTGGCCCGGCTGACCGCACCGGTGGCCCGCGAGGTTCGTTAG
- a CDS encoding YidB family protein — MDLQQLLKNPMTQQIILALVTKLIGGKLGGAAATNGAAPAGAAPGGIDIGSILGGMLGGGGSGGGVDLGKILGGVLGGGSGGNSGLLGQLGAAGLGDQLQSWIGTGPNQPVDAAKLTEALGPDTVNDIAAQTGATPEQVTDTLQQAIPALVDEASPNGQLDPAALQSTLAKLLG, encoded by the coding sequence ATGGACCTGCAGCAACTCCTGAAGAACCCGATGACCCAGCAGATCATTCTCGCGCTGGTCACGAAGCTGATCGGCGGCAAGCTCGGCGGCGCGGCGGCGACGAACGGGGCGGCGCCCGCCGGGGCCGCGCCGGGCGGGATCGACATCGGGAGCATCCTCGGCGGGATGCTGGGTGGCGGCGGCTCCGGGGGCGGCGTCGACCTGGGCAAGATCCTCGGCGGGGTACTGGGCGGCGGCTCCGGCGGCAACTCCGGCCTGCTCGGCCAGCTCGGCGCGGCCGGGCTCGGCGACCAGCTGCAGTCCTGGATCGGCACCGGCCCGAACCAGCCGGTCGACGCGGCGAAGCTGACCGAGGCGCTGGGCCCGGACACGGTCAACGACATCGCCGCCCAGACCGGCGCGACCCCGGAACAGGTGACCGACACCCTCCAACAGGCGATTCCGGCCCTCGTCGACGAGGCCAGCCCGAATGGGCAGCTCGACCCGGCGGCGTTGCAGTCGACGCTGGCCAAGCTGCTCGGCTGA
- a CDS encoding glyoxalase yields the protein MTLHHVQLACPPGSEDTLRGYYVGVLGCTELPKPPVLAARGGAWFRSPGGADLHLGVEEDFRPARKAHPALNWADLDGLAETITAAGYEVTWGDDEVPGMRRFHTFDVLGNRLEFVAT from the coding sequence ATGACGCTGCATCACGTACAGCTTGCCTGCCCGCCCGGCAGCGAGGACACGCTTCGGGGGTACTACGTCGGGGTCCTCGGCTGCACCGAACTCCCCAAACCGCCCGTGCTGGCCGCCCGCGGCGGGGCGTGGTTCCGCTCGCCCGGCGGCGCTGACCTGCACCTCGGCGTCGAGGAGGACTTCCGCCCGGCCCGCAAGGCGCACCCGGCCCTGAACTGGGCGGACCTCGACGGCCTGGCCGAGACGATCACCGCGGCCGGCTACGAGGTCACGTGGGGTGACGACGAGGTGCCGGGGATGCGCCGGTTCCACACGTTCGACGTCCTCGGCAACCGCCTGGAGTTCGTCGCCACCTGA
- a CDS encoding TetR/AcrR family transcriptional regulator has product MGRREDTRQRLFDAAITLIAERGYSSTTVDEIAAAAGVAKGTVYYNFTSKPELFTELLRHGIGALTTELRAAAEGLSGPDGVHAVATAQLRYIQRYQPFAQLLMAEMWRTNREWQPTLHALRDEAVTAIAEVIQRGVDAGEFDKRVDVRFGASALFGVVLAVALDWLVYSPDRSLEDVREDLLMIVDARLR; this is encoded by the coding sequence ATGGGCCGACGCGAGGACACCCGGCAACGCCTGTTCGACGCGGCGATCACGCTGATCGCCGAGCGGGGCTACTCCTCGACGACCGTGGACGAGATCGCGGCGGCAGCCGGGGTGGCCAAGGGCACCGTGTACTACAACTTCACCTCCAAGCCGGAGCTGTTCACCGAGCTGCTCCGGCACGGGATCGGCGCGCTGACCACGGAGCTGCGCGCGGCGGCCGAGGGGCTGTCCGGGCCGGACGGGGTGCACGCGGTCGCGACGGCCCAGCTGCGCTACATCCAGCGGTACCAACCCTTCGCGCAGCTCCTGATGGCCGAGATGTGGCGCACCAACCGCGAGTGGCAGCCCACCCTGCACGCCCTGCGCGACGAGGCCGTGACCGCGATCGCCGAGGTGATCCAGCGCGGGGTGGACGCCGGCGAGTTCGACAAGCGGGTCGACGTCCGGTTCGGGGCGTCCGCCCTGTTCGGGGTGGTGCTGGCCGTGGCCCTCGACTGGCTCGTCTACTCACCGGACCGGTCCCTGGAGGACGTCCGCGAGGACCTGCTGATGATCGTCGACGCCCGGCTCCGCTGA